A single region of the Triticum dicoccoides isolate Atlit2015 ecotype Zavitan chromosome 2B, WEW_v2.0, whole genome shotgun sequence genome encodes:
- the LOC119368316 gene encoding uncharacterized protein LOC119368316, whose product MLCRTHPYESAVGVCAACLRGRLLALAAKQNQAPSLPPTPLPEPVPLFPRSVSPYVCPRKSDAASGPGPWRHPSSRLFFRTPQVGPGTGFEEGDIGFQIRRRRSSKLSALAALFGHRYHQDGSEEKGGGERRHGSWLAGIMPRARGRRKEEPATESPMPPRRRSSRVISNRGLSPVRCSYEESEEGGSVADSPWRPSPMRKTPCRRLLGGAGAGVSGFAVCISPLVRPSPARNHHRGGGGHPPDVPALSGELRPSPLHQPSSGSSLHHCRSWKLADGGRFR is encoded by the coding sequence ATGTTGTGCCGGACGCACCCCTACGAGAGCGCGGTCGGCGTGTGCGCGGCCTGCCTCCGCGGCCGCCTGCTCGCGCTCGCCGCCAAGCAGAACCAGGCGCCCTCGCTGCCCCCGACGCCGCTGCCGGAGCCCGTCCCGCTCTTCCCGAGGTCGGTCTCGCCCTACGTCTGCCCCCGGAAGTCCGACGCCGCCTCGGGGCCCGGGCCGTGGCGCCACCCGTCCAGCCGCCTCTTCTTCCGGACGCCCCAGGTCGGGCCTGGCACCGGCTTCGAGGAGGGCGACATCGGGTTCCAGATCAGGCGGAGGCGGAGCAGCAAGCTCTCCGCCCTCGCCGCGCTCTTCGGCCACCGCTACCATCAAGACGGATCGGAGGAGAAGGGCGGTGGGGAACGGAGGCACGGATCTTGGCTCGCGGGGATCATGCCGCGCGCGCGCGGGCGCCGGAAGGAGGAGCCGGCCACGGAGTCGCCGATGCCCCCGCGGCGGCGCTCCTCCCGCGTGATCAGCAACCGGGGGCTCTCGCCGGTGCGGTGCTCCTACGAGGAGAGCGAGGAGGGCGGCTCGGTGGCGGACTCGCCGTGGCGGCCGTCGCCGATGCGGAAGACCCCCTGCCGTCGCCTCCTGGGCGGCGCCGGGGCCGGCGTGTCGGGGTTCGCGGTGTGCATCAGCCCGCTcgtccggcccagcccagcgcggaACCACCATCGCGGAGGCGGAGGGCACCCTCCGGACGTCCCCGCGctgtccggcgagctccggccgtcgccGCTCCACCAGCCCTCCTCCGGATCCTCCCTCCACCACTGCCGCTCCTGGAAGCTGGCCGACGGCGGCCGCTTCCGGTGA